A single window of uncultured Pseudodesulfovibrio sp. DNA harbors:
- a CDS encoding APC family permease, translating to MSQDKHLKLEKSLSPAQVWALALGSIVGWGCFVLPGDMFLPQAGPMGTLIGFLVGACLLCFVAVCYSYMIKYAPVAGGAFAYAYVGFGPTAAFICGWALVLGYIAIIGIDIAALALIFRFLFPGVFEFGALYSIAGWEVYAGEALLMSGATLLFGWLNYRGISFAGKLQVVLAFLLTVGIISLFTGAASLETASMSNLVPLFAEHRSVLSCVLVIFAISPFLFVGFDTVPQAAEEFSFDPARARNIMIIAILCGVVLYSLVTLSVAIVLPYPEMLAKMDALRASGGTAWATGEAATMAFGKFGAIVLACAVMGAVCTGINGFYIATSRLLLSMARGGILPSWFGDIHPKYRSPYKAILFTIAIVLLTPFAGRAVVVWIVDMSSVGTGIGYLFTCLAARRVLLGSPEVTERATRMFCCVVGTLTAVMCIVLLLVPGSPASIGVASRWCLVVWVGMGFFFYFSNKSAWAKLPEAELRAQILGRRDIPVFFKSREPQPVLQEQTQSSSAE from the coding sequence ATGTCTCAAGATAAACATTTGAAATTGGAAAAATCGCTTTCCCCAGCTCAGGTCTGGGCGTTGGCGCTTGGATCGATAGTTGGCTGGGGTTGCTTTGTGCTGCCCGGCGATATGTTTTTGCCTCAAGCCGGTCCAATGGGAACCTTGATCGGTTTTTTGGTAGGAGCCTGTTTACTGTGCTTTGTCGCGGTCTGCTATAGTTATATGATTAAGTATGCCCCGGTTGCTGGTGGCGCTTTTGCGTATGCCTATGTCGGGTTCGGACCGACTGCGGCGTTTATTTGTGGTTGGGCTCTCGTGCTCGGATATATAGCCATTATTGGTATTGATATTGCCGCACTTGCACTTATTTTTCGTTTTCTTTTCCCGGGCGTTTTTGAGTTTGGCGCGTTGTATTCCATTGCCGGATGGGAAGTTTACGCGGGTGAAGCCCTCCTCATGTCTGGTGCGACTTTGCTGTTTGGTTGGTTGAATTATCGGGGTATCAGTTTTGCTGGTAAGTTGCAGGTTGTTCTCGCTTTCCTGCTTACCGTTGGTATTATTAGCCTGTTCACAGGTGCGGCTTCATTGGAAACCGCCAGTATGAGCAATCTTGTTCCCTTGTTTGCAGAACACCGCTCTGTCCTTTCCTGCGTGTTGGTTATTTTTGCTATTTCACCCTTCCTTTTTGTGGGGTTTGATACTGTACCGCAGGCAGCTGAGGAATTTTCTTTTGATCCCGCACGAGCTCGTAATATCATGATCATCGCCATTTTGTGCGGCGTGGTTCTCTACAGCCTCGTGACACTCTCTGTCGCAATTGTTTTGCCGTACCCGGAAATGCTCGCAAAGATGGATGCCCTTCGTGCAAGTGGCGGCACAGCGTGGGCAACGGGTGAAGCAGCCACAATGGCTTTCGGTAAGTTTGGTGCAATCGTGTTGGCCTGTGCTGTCATGGGCGCTGTCTGCACTGGAATTAACGGTTTTTATATCGCGACCTCTCGACTGCTGCTCAGCATGGCCCGTGGTGGAATCCTGCCTTCCTGGTTCGGTGATATTCATCCCAAATACCGTTCTCCCTACAAGGCTATTCTGTTTACTATCGCTATTGTTTTGCTGACTCCTTTTGCCGGTCGTGCTGTTGTTGTCTGGATTGTGGACATGAGTTCTGTGGGTACAGGAATTGGTTATCTCTTTACTTGCCTTGCTGCACGTCGAGTTTTGCTTGGTAGCCCTGAAGTGACCGAAAGAGCCACTCGTATGTTCTGCTGCGTTGTGGGTACATTGACCGCCGTAATGTGCATAGTCCTGCTGCTTGTCCCCGGTTCTCCAGCTTCCATTGGTGTGGCTTCTCGCTGGTGCCTAGTTGTATGGGTTGGTATGGGCTTTTTCTTCTACTTCTCCAACAAGAGCGCATGGGCAAAGCTACCTGAAGCGGAATTGCGTGCACAGATTCTTGGTCGTCGAGATATTCCTGTGTTTTTCAAATCCCGTGAGCCGCAGCCTGTGTTGCAAGAGCAAACGCAGAGTTCCTCGGCTGAATAG
- a CDS encoding CobW family GTP-binding protein: protein MPVSLNTLLPPALQTSPAQAAMELPRALMTRANFIPGVRHRLGWRGVRDCAKGQGGLTVRVTGMRGVYGLKFLNVSESDTMGQATFHIAYFPAPDEDLIEFFSVQAGIAAQQDAYLDRVREFTLYPDLCALFGIGVLEAFYLAEESGVALTLTAPENDTVIALDGVTLETPTGLVQAVTPGEEDQNFPAWETAMPLFDALAASASYCLKTTPESLTRQTRPGMRRTYGKETGIQSEPAPDTRDIRLGLGWNTRVPDNPELKAPELTWSPPASIPDEFADSSWLSADLPGATNSLDKRTMGITDRPRLIVLTGFLGSGKTTFLTRFIEDQAAKNGFVAVIQNEIGQKGLDGKLLGQSYAVTEVDEGCVCCTLAGSLRSALSGILSEFQPDFVVLETTGLANPANLLSELADLDDMLDFASVTTVIDAVGADHTLTEFEVARSQVRLADILLVNKTDLVDDNTLISLQQTLRELNPSGDLYFMSHGDIPSTTLYGVNFRKELTRPTPQLKPMGHNATHEDDNIQSSLIHLSAPLDRTIFEKSVAKLSDQVLRAKGVVRFHDTEEPEIFQYVPGAHSLTPADQEHKECFLVIIGQNSPSIAKSFQSAITG from the coding sequence ATGCCTGTCTCCCTCAACACATTACTCCCACCGGCCTTACAGACCAGTCCGGCACAAGCCGCGATGGAACTTCCACGCGCACTGATGACACGCGCCAATTTCATTCCCGGCGTTCGCCACCGTCTCGGATGGCGTGGTGTTCGCGACTGCGCCAAAGGACAAGGCGGATTGACGGTGCGAGTCACAGGCATGCGGGGTGTTTACGGCCTGAAGTTTCTCAATGTCAGCGAATCCGACACCATGGGACAGGCAACTTTCCACATCGCCTACTTTCCCGCCCCGGATGAAGACCTGATCGAATTCTTCAGTGTGCAGGCGGGAATCGCAGCACAACAGGACGCCTATCTTGATCGTGTTCGAGAATTCACCCTATACCCTGATCTCTGCGCCCTCTTTGGAATCGGTGTCCTTGAAGCCTTTTATCTCGCGGAAGAATCAGGTGTGGCCCTGACTTTGACTGCCCCGGAAAACGACACTGTCATCGCACTGGACGGAGTCACGCTCGAAACACCAACTGGGTTGGTACAAGCAGTCACCCCTGGAGAAGAAGACCAAAATTTCCCGGCATGGGAAACAGCCATGCCCTTGTTTGATGCCTTGGCAGCATCCGCATCATACTGCCTGAAAACAACTCCGGAATCGCTCACCAGACAAACCCGCCCCGGAATGCGGCGAACGTATGGCAAGGAAACCGGTATTCAGAGCGAACCAGCACCAGACACACGAGATATTCGCCTCGGTCTTGGCTGGAACACACGTGTCCCGGACAACCCAGAACTCAAAGCACCGGAACTGACATGGTCTCCCCCGGCCTCCATTCCTGATGAATTCGCCGATTCCTCTTGGCTGTCGGCCGACCTGCCGGGTGCGACCAACAGTTTGGACAAGCGCACCATGGGCATTACAGATCGCCCGCGTCTCATCGTCCTGACCGGTTTTCTCGGGTCGGGTAAAACCACCTTTCTCACCCGATTCATCGAAGATCAGGCGGCCAAAAACGGCTTTGTCGCGGTCATTCAAAATGAAATCGGCCAAAAAGGACTGGATGGGAAACTCCTTGGTCAAAGCTATGCCGTAACCGAAGTAGATGAAGGATGCGTCTGTTGCACACTGGCTGGGAGCCTGCGCTCGGCTCTCTCTGGTATCCTTTCGGAATTTCAACCGGATTTCGTCGTATTGGAAACAACTGGCTTGGCCAATCCTGCCAACCTGCTTTCGGAACTGGCGGACCTCGACGACATGTTGGACTTCGCCTCAGTGACAACCGTCATTGACGCGGTCGGTGCGGATCACACTCTGACAGAATTCGAAGTAGCACGCAGTCAAGTTCGACTGGCTGATATCCTTCTGGTCAACAAAACCGATCTTGTAGATGACAACACTCTGATTTCACTGCAACAAACTCTGCGCGAGCTTAACCCTTCAGGCGACCTGTACTTCATGTCCCATGGAGATATCCCGTCTACCACACTGTATGGAGTGAATTTCAGAAAAGAACTCACCCGCCCTACACCACAACTCAAACCCATGGGGCACAATGCCACCCATGAAGACGACAACATCCAAAGTTCATTGATTCATTTGAGCGCCCCTCTTGACCGCACCATATTCGAAAAATCCGTGGCCAAGCTTTCCGATCAGGTCCTCCGAGCCAAAGGCGTCGTCCGTTTCCACGATACGGAAGAACCTGAAATATTCCAGTACGTCCCAGGAGCGCATTCACTGACTCCCGCCGATCAAGAGCACAAGGAATGCTTTCTTGTCATCATTGGTCAGAATTCCCCTAGTATTGCAAAAAGTTTTCAATCGGCCATCACCGGTTAG